A part of Pectinatus sottacetonis genomic DNA contains:
- a CDS encoding insulinase family protein, translating into MNLENNKIYHGFKLLKQSHIKELSTDSYQFLHEKSGARLLYLDNDDDNKVFSITFRTTPTDDTGVAHIVEHSTLCGSRKFRTKEPFVELLKGSLNTFLNAMTFPDKTMYPVASQNDKDFQNLMDVYLDAVFYPLMTSMPEILMQEGWHYEIDSLDAPLRYSGVVFNEMKGALSSPEGLLESKLLNNMFPDNTYAFESGGTPESIPSLTQEKFINFHKKYYHPSNSYIYLYGKMDIMQKLEFIDKEYLSHFDKIAVVSHIEKQKPFTGEKQMHDVYPIASSESKTDKTFLSYNFSSGTSLDVTKCFALNLLDYVLFKSQSAPLRNALLKADIGADVSSSFEYGLLQPWWNVTVTGSEPEKTNKFRTVFIDNVEKLIADGIDKKLLKAAFNIIEFKLREADFGQAPKGLIYNIQLMKSWLYDGDPVIGLQYEALLKDIKTKITTNYFEKLLQEIIIDNPHKLLFTFAPDDKIAAAKEKKLAAQLQQKKAAMSEAELKKIIETTKKLKKRQQTPDTPEALASIPMLALADIDKKARNFILEEKTINNIKVLAHNINTNGIAYLDLYFDAGSIAQEKLPTAFFLVDILRKVATEKYSYEELANAVNLDTGGISFDLYAYSRENEPDSLLPKLIVKNKVLIEKIPKLFALLEQIICKSDFTDKVRIKELVVQSKTNMELDILNSAHQIVASRLASYFTPAGAYNEQGDLSFYQFIKDLADNFDERYETLQNDLKKIMADVFSRKNLLVSITLKNDDYPAFSQEFSAFSRKLSDKNTAKAPFAFSINKKNEGFQSSSQVQYVGCGTNFIRNGYTYNGALLVLSTILRCTYFWNKIRVLGGAYGAFVKFDTNGNLYLGSYRDPNLTKTLQVYKDMVSFLDSFSINDREMNKYIIGTISNLDTPLTPAAKGKSAAAAYIRNTTDAAVQKTRDEVLSIRQADIKALAPMIKTCLADSAICVIGNEDKLEKHKDIFKSLHNIFTV; encoded by the coding sequence TTGAATCTTGAAAATAATAAAATTTACCACGGCTTTAAACTTTTAAAGCAATCTCACATAAAAGAATTAAGCACTGATTCCTATCAGTTTCTTCATGAAAAAAGCGGTGCCCGCCTTTTATATTTAGATAATGATGACGATAATAAAGTTTTTTCTATAACTTTCCGTACTACACCTACAGATGACACAGGCGTGGCACATATTGTCGAACATTCCACTTTATGCGGCTCAAGAAAATTCCGCACCAAGGAACCATTTGTAGAATTACTCAAGGGGTCTTTAAATACTTTTCTCAACGCCATGACTTTTCCTGATAAGACAATGTATCCGGTTGCCAGCCAGAATGATAAAGATTTTCAAAATCTTATGGATGTATATCTTGATGCCGTTTTTTATCCGCTTATGACTTCCATGCCAGAAATTTTAATGCAGGAAGGCTGGCACTACGAAATTGATAGTCTTGATGCTCCTCTTCGCTATAGTGGTGTCGTCTTCAACGAAATGAAAGGGGCTCTTTCCTCTCCTGAGGGATTATTGGAAAGCAAGTTATTAAACAATATGTTTCCTGACAATACTTATGCTTTTGAATCCGGTGGAACTCCTGAAAGCATTCCCTCTTTGACACAGGAAAAATTTATTAATTTCCATAAGAAATATTATCATCCATCTAACAGTTATATTTATTTATACGGTAAAATGGATATAATGCAGAAATTAGAATTTATTGATAAAGAATATTTAAGCCATTTCGATAAAATAGCTGTCGTATCCCATATTGAAAAACAAAAACCCTTTACCGGGGAAAAACAAATGCACGATGTTTATCCTATTGCCTCTTCTGAAAGCAAAACCGATAAAACCTTTTTGAGTTATAATTTTTCATCAGGAACATCATTGGATGTCACAAAATGTTTTGCTCTTAACCTGCTGGACTATGTATTGTTCAAATCACAATCGGCACCATTGCGTAATGCCCTGTTAAAAGCTGACATAGGTGCTGATGTTTCTTCATCCTTTGAGTATGGACTTTTACAGCCATGGTGGAATGTCACTGTTACTGGTTCTGAACCAGAAAAAACTAATAAATTCCGTACAGTTTTTATAGATAATGTAGAAAAACTTATTGCTGATGGTATTGACAAAAAATTATTAAAAGCAGCTTTTAATATAATTGAATTTAAACTGCGCGAAGCCGATTTTGGACAGGCACCTAAGGGACTTATTTATAATATCCAATTGATGAAAAGCTGGCTGTATGATGGAGATCCAGTAATCGGGCTCCAGTACGAAGCTCTTCTTAAAGATATCAAGACAAAAATTACTACAAATTATTTTGAAAAATTACTACAGGAAATAATTATTGATAATCCACATAAGCTTTTATTCACTTTTGCTCCTGATGATAAAATTGCTGCAGCCAAGGAAAAGAAACTAGCTGCACAATTACAGCAAAAAAAAGCTGCCATGAGTGAAGCTGAACTGAAAAAAATCATTGAAACAACTAAAAAACTAAAGAAACGTCAGCAGACACCTGACACACCGGAAGCATTAGCGTCTATTCCTATGCTTGCTCTTGCTGATATTGATAAAAAAGCCAGAAATTTTATTCTGGAAGAAAAAACGATCAATAATATAAAAGTACTGGCCCATAATATAAACACAAATGGTATTGCTTATCTTGATTTATATTTCGATGCTGGAAGTATCGCACAGGAAAAACTGCCAACAGCATTTTTTCTTGTTGACATCCTGCGTAAAGTTGCTACAGAAAAATATTCTTACGAAGAACTCGCCAATGCGGTCAATCTGGATACTGGGGGCATATCTTTTGACCTATATGCCTATAGTCGGGAAAATGAACCTGATTCCCTGCTGCCAAAACTGATTGTTAAAAATAAAGTATTAATTGAAAAAATACCTAAGCTGTTCGCCCTGCTGGAACAAATAATCTGCAAAAGTGATTTTACTGACAAAGTCAGGATAAAAGAATTAGTTGTTCAGTCAAAAACCAATATGGAGCTTGATATTTTAAACTCGGCTCATCAAATAGTTGCATCACGTCTGGCATCATATTTTACTCCAGCAGGTGCTTATAATGAACAGGGCGATTTATCTTTTTATCAGTTTATAAAAGATCTTGCTGATAATTTTGATGAACGGTATGAAACCTTACAGAATGACTTAAAGAAAATAATGGCAGATGTTTTTTCTCGTAAAAATTTATTAGTAAGTATTACTTTAAAAAATGATGATTATCCTGCATTTTCCCAGGAGTTTTCTGCATTCTCCCGTAAATTAAGTGATAAAAACACTGCTAAGGCTCCATTTGCTTTTTCAATAAATAAAAAAAATGAAGGATTTCAAAGTTCCAGCCAGGTCCAATATGTAGGTTGTGGCACAAATTTCATAAGAAATGGCTATACTTATAATGGAGCATTGCTTGTATTGTCCACTATCCTGCGCTGCACATATTTCTGGAACAAGATACGTGTATTGGGTGGGGCGTATGGGGCTTTTGTTAAATTTGATACAAATGGGAATCTGTATTTGGGCTCATATCGTGACCCCAACTTAACAAAAACTTTACAGGTTTATAAAGATATGGTAAGCTTTTTGGATAGTTTTTCTATAAACGACCGTGAAATGAATAAATATATTATTGGAACAATTAGCAATCTGGATACCCCTTTGACTCCAGCAGCCAAAGGGAAAAGTGCAGCCGCTGCTTATATCAGGAACACTACTGATGCAGCTGTGCAAAAAACACGTGATGAAGTATTATCCATAAGACAAGCTGATATAAAGGCCCTGGCACCAATGATAAAAACATGTCTTGCGGATAGTGCAATTTGTGTTATCGGCAATGAAGATAAATTAGAAAAACATAAGGATATATTTAAGTCCTTACACAATATTTTTACAGTCTGA
- a CDS encoding M48 family metallopeptidase — protein MSTLRYKGSAVLIKIIIVLLVNITFVFPHAYAFNLVNLGGALIGITAQYAELNKSIDYCDNKGRNEYFAKMKKQYGVDTDPVKNEILKNIVTRLSAAIAQNDPSINEKPYNYFVNKDKNFNAFCSLGHNLSVNSGLFDLLKNNEDEIAFVVGHEMGHGQENHIKKGIKKSLPINIIASVWGSQAGSTLEVMGIDVLVKQADASIVTKPQEWQADNLGFTYAVGAGYNPGAGAAVWQRFIEKMGQYRSNFVGEIFSPSDHPSEIDRRDNYANKLTKYSNGHMTVKNGIIKINGKLFMQAASRQIMSGRERAYLIAGAVAAVYHNNKNIPDAYVGSNGYIYMGDQDICIPIAGEESAQTLVDRINMIK, from the coding sequence ATGAGTACTTTACGATATAAAGGCAGTGCTGTTTTAATTAAAATTATTATAGTACTTTTAGTTAATATCACCTTTGTCTTTCCTCATGCTTATGCATTTAATCTTGTTAATCTAGGTGGAGCGCTGATTGGAATCACCGCACAGTATGCTGAACTTAATAAATCAATAGATTATTGTGATAATAAAGGGCGCAACGAGTATTTTGCAAAAATGAAAAAGCAATATGGAGTGGATACAGATCCGGTAAAAAATGAAATATTAAAAAACATAGTAACACGCTTATCTGCAGCCATTGCACAGAATGATCCATCCATAAACGAAAAACCATATAATTATTTCGTCAATAAAGATAAAAATTTCAATGCCTTTTGTTCTTTAGGACACAATTTAAGCGTTAATTCCGGATTATTTGACCTACTAAAAAATAATGAAGATGAAATAGCTTTTGTAGTAGGACATGAAATGGGCCATGGACAGGAAAATCATATAAAAAAAGGTATAAAAAAATCTCTGCCCATAAATATTATTGCCAGTGTCTGGGGATCGCAGGCAGGTAGCACTCTAGAAGTCATGGGAATTGATGTCCTGGTCAAACAGGCTGATGCCAGCATAGTAACTAAGCCACAGGAGTGGCAGGCAGATAACTTGGGCTTCACTTATGCTGTCGGGGCAGGATATAATCCTGGTGCGGGAGCTGCTGTCTGGCAGAGATTTATTGAAAAAATGGGCCAGTATCGATCTAACTTTGTTGGAGAAATATTTTCACCATCAGATCACCCTAGTGAAATAGACAGGCGGGATAACTATGCAAATAAATTGACCAAATACAGCAATGGACATATGACTGTAAAAAATGGCATAATAAAAATAAATGGCAAGCTTTTTATGCAGGCAGCTTCCCGCCAAATAATGAGTGGCAGAGAACGGGCTTATTTGATAGCCGGAGCAGTTGCAGCAGTGTACCATAATAATAAAAATATACCTGATGCTTATGTTGGGTCCAACGGATACATATATATGGGTGACCAGGATATATGTATCCCTATTGCAGGAGAAGAAAGTGCACAAACTTTGGTTGACAGGATTAATATGATAAAATAA
- a CDS encoding putrescine aminotransferase: MKKSLIKEDLDRVISYILKPELENKDKKQIVDDAIVNFNHYVNPGWLKYRKSVSTNAAFVEWRDEGEHFYDVYGQDFIDCLGGFGIFMCGHRNPEILKVVKAQLEHQALHSQELVDPLRGYLAKILAAITPGDLQYCFFTNGGAEANEMALKLARIASGGQWFISTVNGFHGKSMGAISVGGKGTYRVPYNPMVQQVQHVEYGNADAIRAAVHNLQQVGEKVAAVILEPIQGEAGVIIPPKGYLQEVRRICDEYKVFLILDEIQTGMGRTGTMFRCEAENVVPDIMSYGKAFGGGIMPITGIIARPHLWIKQLQDNPWILGSPTFGGNPLCCSAALATIKYMMEHNIPQQAKEKGAYFKDGLQKVADDYPQVIQEIRGIGLMMGVEFFSCELGYETAKELFARHVMTAGTLVNAKTIRFEPSATISYEDIDKVMIKFREAIDATNKCFFLREKIG, encoded by the coding sequence ATGAAAAAATCTTTAATTAAGGAGGACTTGGACAGAGTAATATCATATATTTTAAAACCAGAATTAGAAAATAAGGACAAAAAACAGATTGTTGACGATGCTATTGTTAATTTTAATCATTACGTAAATCCGGGCTGGCTGAAGTATCGGAAATCGGTTTCTACAAACGCTGCATTTGTAGAGTGGCGCGATGAGGGAGAACATTTTTATGATGTTTATGGACAAGATTTTATTGATTGTCTGGGCGGTTTTGGCATTTTTATGTGCGGACACCGCAATCCAGAAATTTTAAAAGTAGTTAAGGCACAGCTCGAACATCAGGCTCTGCATAGTCAGGAACTTGTAGACCCATTGCGTGGATATCTGGCAAAAATATTGGCAGCGATAACACCTGGGGATCTGCAATACTGTTTTTTTACTAATGGCGGAGCTGAAGCTAATGAAATGGCTTTAAAACTGGCGCGAATTGCTTCGGGGGGACAATGGTTTATATCAACAGTAAATGGTTTTCATGGAAAGTCAATGGGAGCTATTTCAGTAGGGGGAAAGGGAACTTACCGTGTACCATATAATCCCATGGTTCAACAGGTTCAGCATGTAGAATATGGCAATGCTGATGCAATAAGGGCTGCTGTTCATAATTTACAGCAAGTCGGTGAGAAAGTAGCTGCTGTTATTTTAGAACCGATTCAGGGAGAAGCAGGAGTAATAATCCCACCTAAAGGGTATCTGCAAGAAGTACGCAGGATCTGTGATGAATATAAAGTTTTTTTAATTCTTGATGAAATTCAGACGGGTATGGGACGTACAGGCACTATGTTTCGTTGTGAAGCAGAAAACGTTGTACCTGATATAATGTCATATGGCAAGGCTTTTGGTGGTGGGATAATGCCAATTACAGGAATTATTGCCCGGCCGCATCTTTGGATTAAGCAGCTGCAGGATAATCCGTGGATACTCGGATCACCTACATTTGGGGGGAATCCTCTTTGCTGTTCAGCAGCATTGGCAACGATAAAATATATGATGGAGCATAATATTCCGCAACAAGCAAAAGAAAAAGGTGCTTATTTCAAAGATGGACTGCAAAAAGTGGCTGATGATTATCCGCAGGTTATACAAGAAATCCGGGGAATTGGACTGATGATGGGGGTAGAGTTCTTTTCCTGTGAATTAGGATATGAAACAGCCAAGGAATTGTTTGCCCGCCATGTTATGACTGCCGGTACACTGGTAAATGCCAAAACCATACGCTTTGAACCGTCTGCTACTATAAGTTATGAAGATATAGATAAGGTCATGATTAAATTCAGGGAAGCTATTGACGCTACTAATAAGTGTTTCTTTTTACGTGAAAAAATAGGATGA
- a CDS encoding aldehyde dehydrogenase family protein gives MEVQRMYIDGKWLLSDAGTIRKIINPATEECIAKVTEGTADDVNKAVAAAKKSFYEDNWQESSALERADYLYKTAALLEKNLRDMAVLEMKNNGKPMRETICDVEDAIACLKYYAGMTTKPVGQTYDVPDTDIQSIVVREPIGVCGQIVPWNYPLLMAVWKIAPALAAGNTIVFKPAELTPLSVIKLFEFIDTAGVPAGVANLVLGAGNTVGKTLSEHHDVDKIAFTGGTVTGRKIMAAAAGNIKNVSLELGGKSPNIIFSDADFAAAVDYALFGIFCNQGQVCAAGSRLFVEADIYDRFVTELVKRAKKIVVGNGDDDSIEMGPLISETHMNKVLNYISLGKKEGAELLCGGSRIERKGWFVEPTIFAATNNKLRICQEEIFGPVLVVQKFHTEKEAVVLANDTVYGLAGGVFTQDGAKAMRVIKKLRAGITWINCYNPTFNEAPWGGYKQSGIGRELGSFGFDEYTEVKQINMNLNVKPTGWFSNK, from the coding sequence ATGGAAGTACAACGAATGTATATAGATGGAAAATGGCTACTGTCAGATGCAGGGACAATACGTAAAATCATAAATCCTGCTACAGAAGAGTGTATAGCAAAGGTTACAGAAGGTACAGCTGATGATGTGAATAAAGCAGTGGCAGCAGCTAAGAAAAGCTTTTATGAAGACAATTGGCAGGAATCATCAGCACTGGAAAGAGCCGATTATTTATATAAAACAGCTGCACTTTTAGAGAAAAACCTGCGGGACATGGCAGTACTGGAAATGAAAAATAACGGTAAACCCATGCGAGAAACTATTTGTGATGTGGAAGATGCAATAGCATGTTTAAAATATTATGCTGGTATGACAACGAAGCCTGTTGGACAGACTTATGATGTCCCGGATACTGACATACAGTCTATAGTTGTACGTGAGCCTATAGGTGTATGCGGACAGATTGTGCCGTGGAATTATCCCTTGCTCATGGCAGTATGGAAGATAGCTCCGGCATTGGCGGCTGGAAATACTATTGTATTTAAACCGGCAGAACTGACCCCGCTTTCAGTGATCAAATTGTTTGAGTTTATTGATACCGCAGGAGTTCCTGCTGGTGTTGCTAATCTTGTGTTGGGTGCAGGAAATACTGTAGGGAAGACTCTGTCTGAACATCATGATGTCGATAAAATAGCTTTTACGGGAGGCACTGTAACCGGAAGGAAAATTATGGCGGCAGCTGCCGGCAATATAAAAAATGTGTCATTAGAACTAGGGGGAAAATCACCTAATATTATTTTTAGTGATGCTGATTTTGCTGCCGCGGTAGATTATGCATTATTTGGGATATTTTGTAATCAGGGACAAGTGTGTGCTGCAGGATCGCGGCTTTTTGTCGAAGCGGACATTTATGATAGATTTGTTACAGAACTAGTAAAAAGAGCTAAAAAAATAGTCGTTGGCAACGGCGACGATGACTCAATTGAAATGGGGCCGTTGATAAGTGAGACGCATATGAACAAGGTTCTCAATTATATATCCCTGGGAAAAAAAGAAGGAGCAGAACTTCTCTGCGGGGGTAGTCGGATTGAGCGAAAAGGCTGGTTCGTTGAACCTACTATTTTTGCTGCTACGAATAATAAACTGCGAATTTGTCAGGAAGAAATTTTTGGGCCAGTACTTGTAGTACAGAAATTCCATACGGAAAAAGAGGCAGTTGTTTTGGCCAATGATACAGTATATGGGCTAGCCGGAGGCGTATTTACACAGGATGGAGCCAAGGCTATGCGCGTAATAAAAAAGCTGCGGGCTGGAATAACGTGGATAAATTGTTATAATCCAACTTTCAATGAAGCACCATGGGGAGGATATAAGCAAAGCGGCATTGGCCGGGAGCTGGGCAGCTTTGGTTTTGATGAATATACAGAAGTAAAACAAATAAATATGAATCTAAATGTTAAACCTACAGGTTGGTTCAGTAATAAATAG
- a CDS encoding polyamine ABC transporter substrate-binding protein: protein MRKLVVLLVLCFCLLAAGCGGSTSGSADKGELNLYVWTQYIPDSVIKQFEEKYGIKVNVSNYTTNEECLAKLESSPKGTYDIVVPGDFMIKIMKEKHLLQKLDKEKIPNIKNVYKTYLNQYYDPGNEYSVPYQTGTVLLAVNTDKIKEPITSYADLIKPQYKNSIVSIDEQRVVIGIALKALGYSINTIDDAKLAQAKAFLQKLMPNIKVFDGDSPKSEMISGETSIGLIYNAEAALAQKQNPAIKIIYPKEGMYRFIDNFAIPAGAKNKANAELFINFILEPKIAAEITKVYPYTSVNEAAKTLLPKDYTDNKASNIPVDVMDKGEFVKDVGANTPKFDQIWSEVKSQK, encoded by the coding sequence ATGAGAAAGTTAGTGGTCTTGTTAGTTTTATGTTTTTGCCTGCTGGCTGCAGGTTGTGGTGGCAGTACAAGCGGCAGTGCAGACAAAGGTGAGCTTAATTTATATGTTTGGACACAATATATTCCTGACTCAGTTATTAAACAGTTTGAAGAAAAGTATGGCATTAAAGTAAATGTAAGTAATTACACTACAAATGAAGAATGCTTAGCAAAATTAGAATCATCACCTAAAGGAACGTATGATATTGTAGTTCCCGGCGATTTTATGATTAAAATAATGAAGGAAAAACATCTTTTGCAAAAATTAGATAAAGAGAAAATTCCTAATATAAAAAATGTTTATAAAACATATCTTAATCAATATTATGATCCGGGTAATGAATATTCAGTCCCGTATCAGACAGGAACTGTTCTTCTGGCTGTTAACACGGACAAGATAAAAGAACCAATTACTTCGTATGCGGATTTAATAAAACCACAGTATAAAAATTCAATCGTTTCTATTGATGAACAGCGTGTTGTAATCGGGATAGCTTTGAAAGCACTGGGATATTCTATAAATACAATAGATGATGCCAAGCTGGCACAGGCAAAAGCTTTTTTACAAAAATTAATGCCTAATATAAAAGTATTTGACGGTGATTCACCTAAATCAGAAATGATAAGTGGAGAAACATCCATAGGCTTAATCTATAATGCTGAGGCAGCTTTGGCCCAAAAGCAGAATCCGGCTATAAAAATAATTTATCCTAAAGAAGGGATGTATCGTTTTATCGATAATTTTGCGATACCTGCAGGTGCAAAGAATAAAGCTAATGCAGAACTGTTTATTAATTTTATTCTTGAACCCAAAATAGCCGCAGAAATAACTAAAGTATATCCTTATACAAGTGTTAATGAAGCAGCTAAAACTTTATTACCTAAGGATTATACAGACAACAAGGCTTCAAATATTCCGGTAGATGTGATGGACAAAGGTGAGTTTGTCAAAGATGTAGGAGCAAATACACCTAAATTTGATCAGATATGGTCAGAGGTAAAAAGCCAGAAATAA
- a CDS encoding ABC transporter permease gives MALKDKSRIGENIYLVLIYLFLFLPILVVITYSFNSSKMNIIFQSFTVKWYYSLLQNSALLEALTNTLLIAATSTLVSGVIGTMGALGMHKYDFCGKKIIDALLYIPVVIPEIVLGISLLIVFSLLKLKLGLFTIILAHITFSIPFVVITVRARLAILDKFLEEASLDLGATRLKTFFNITLPLVRPGVLSGLMLVFTLSLDDVIITFFTAGPGSNTLPLKIFAMMKIGVSPEVNALFTLIMAVTIIGLGGVTFFQINKLKMTVK, from the coding sequence TTGGCTCTTAAAGACAAAAGCAGGATAGGTGAAAATATTTATTTGGTCTTGATATATTTATTTTTATTTCTGCCAATACTTGTTGTTATTACATATTCTTTTAATAGTTCAAAAATGAATATAATATTCCAGTCATTTACCGTTAAATGGTATTATTCTTTGTTACAAAACAGTGCTCTTTTGGAAGCATTGACAAACACGCTCTTGATTGCCGCGACCTCAACTCTGGTTTCAGGGGTAATAGGAACAATGGGAGCACTGGGAATGCATAAATATGATTTTTGTGGGAAAAAAATTATTGATGCACTTTTATATATACCAGTGGTAATACCAGAAATTGTTTTGGGAATTTCATTGCTCATAGTATTTTCACTGTTGAAACTAAAATTGGGATTATTTACTATCATTCTGGCACATATTACGTTTTCTATTCCTTTTGTGGTTATAACGGTAAGAGCCAGACTGGCAATATTGGATAAGTTTTTGGAGGAGGCTTCGCTGGATCTGGGAGCAACACGACTGAAAACATTTTTTAATATTACTCTGCCATTGGTGCGCCCGGGAGTATTATCCGGGTTAATGCTTGTTTTTACGTTATCACTTGATGATGTCATAATAACGTTTTTCACTGCTGGTCCAGGCAGTAATACACTGCCTTTAAAGATATTTGCTATGATGAAGATAGGGGTATCACCAGAGGTAAATGCTTTATTTACTTTGATTATGGCTGTAACTATTATCGGTTTAGGAGGGGTTACATTTTTTCAGATAAATAAGCTGAAGATGACTGTAAAATGA
- a CDS encoding ABC transporter permease — MKIRKNFPLLILIAPITLWVILFIAIPMVYVFIVSLMTRGIYGGIEWTFTMHNYLLTTKTVYLQCFSVSFLMSAVVTIIALIISYPFAMFLVKKTSIYKIILIMLLMIPFLTNSLLRIYGWILILRTNGILNEFMEKIGLFSSAHGFLYTNPAIFIGLVYTLLPFMILPIYASLDKFDNSYLEASADLGAKPFQTFWRVLFPMTIPGVFAGSIMVFIPSFGLFFIMDLLGGNKIMYLGNLIRNQFLTARNWPFGAALSMLLVFLTLVLIYLYKRAGGKMNQLVD, encoded by the coding sequence ATGAAAATAAGAAAAAACTTTCCGTTATTGATTTTGATAGCGCCAATAACTTTATGGGTAATACTTTTCATAGCAATCCCCATGGTGTATGTCTTTATCGTTAGTTTGATGACCAGAGGTATATATGGCGGTATAGAGTGGACATTTACCATGCATAATTATCTGCTGACAACCAAGACTGTTTATCTACAGTGTTTCAGCGTATCTTTTCTTATGTCTGCAGTTGTTACTATAATTGCCCTGATCATCAGTTATCCTTTTGCAATGTTTTTAGTAAAAAAAACCAGTATATATAAAATTATACTTATAATGCTTTTGATGATTCCATTTTTGACGAATTCTCTGCTGCGTATATACGGCTGGATATTGATTTTGCGGACAAATGGAATTTTGAATGAATTTATGGAAAAAATCGGTCTTTTTTCTTCAGCACATGGTTTTTTATATACTAATCCAGCTATTTTTATTGGTCTAGTGTATACGCTGCTGCCATTTATGATTTTACCCATTTATGCATCATTAGATAAATTTGATAATTCTTATTTAGAAGCATCGGCTGACTTAGGGGCAAAACCTTTTCAGACTTTTTGGCGTGTTTTATTTCCTATGACTATACCAGGAGTCTTCGCTGGTTCAATAATGGTATTTATTCCATCATTTGGTTTATTTTTTATAATGGATTTGCTGGGCGGCAATAAAATTATGTACCTGGGCAATCTGATTAGAAATCAATTCTTAACAGCGCGTAACTGGCCTTTTGGTGCAGCTTTATCCATGCTTTTAGTATTTTTGACACTAGTTTTAATATATCTTTATAAACGTGCCGGAGGCAAAATGAATCAGCTTGTTGATTAG
- a CDS encoding ABC transporter ATP-binding protein — MNDVMVEVKNINKIYGNTKVVKDVSFCVYKGEFLTILGSSGSGKTTTLRMIAGFERANSGQIFIEGENVAAKEPYEREINTVFQNYALFPHMNVFDNIAYGLKMKKIPKKQIKEKVTNILQLVQLEGFGTRKIDELSGGQKQRIAIARAIVNNPKVLLLDEPLGALDLKLRKQMQFELKQLQKKIGITFIYVTHDQEEALSMSDRIAIMHDGCMEQISTPKDIYEKPISRFIADFIGESNIFDGKVKTCLTDFTELETSCGIVYAQPGTFLPQEAVCISIRPEKIYLSTLPTKKAKIKGKIYEQVYRGSSIRSFIMVKGLDNGLKVDIPSNKNDFRVGQEVYVNWEPSDAFLISEKAADKSKPNLLVMPKPAQGYKDENTPMMEKAI, encoded by the coding sequence ATGAATGATGTTATGGTAGAAGTAAAAAACATAAATAAAATTTATGGAAATACAAAAGTAGTAAAAGATGTATCTTTTTGTGTATATAAAGGAGAGTTCCTTACAATCCTTGGTTCTTCGGGCAGTGGTAAAACAACTACTTTGCGGATGATCGCAGGTTTTGAAAGAGCAAACAGTGGTCAAATATTCATTGAAGGAGAAAATGTAGCTGCTAAGGAGCCTTATGAAAGAGAAATAAATACTGTATTTCAAAATTATGCATTATTTCCGCATATGAATGTTTTTGATAATATAGCTTACGGATTAAAAATGAAAAAAATTCCTAAGAAACAGATAAAAGAAAAAGTAACAAATATTCTACAGCTTGTACAATTGGAAGGTTTTGGTACAAGAAAAATAGATGAACTTTCTGGTGGGCAAAAACAGCGTATAGCTATTGCAAGGGCAATCGTAAATAATCCCAAGGTTTTGCTGCTCGATGAACCACTTGGGGCTTTGGATCTCAAGCTGCGTAAACAGATGCAGTTTGAATTAAAACAACTCCAGAAGAAAATTGGCATTACATTTATTTATGTTACCCACGATCAGGAAGAAGCATTGAGCATGAGTGATCGTATAGCAATAATGCATGACGGCTGTATGGAACAGATCAGCACCCCAAAAGATATATATGAAAAACCGATATCGCGTTTTATAGCTGATTTTATAGGAGAATCTAATATTTTTGATGGAAAGGTAAAAACATGTTTAACTGATTTTACTGAGCTTGAAACCAGCTGTGGTATAGTATACGCACAGCCAGGCACTTTTTTACCGCAAGAAGCAGTATGTATTTCTATTCGTCCGGAAAAAATATATTTGAGTACTTTGCCAACGAAAAAAGCTAAAATAAAAGGAAAAATATATGAACAGGTTTATAGAGGCAGTTCAATTCGGTCTTTTATCATGGTGAAAGGTTTAGATAATGGATTAAAAGTAGATATTCCCAGTAATAAAAATGACTTTCGGGTAGGACAGGAAGTTTATGTCAATTGGGAACCATCAGATGCTTTTCTTATTTCAGAGAAGGCTGCTGATAAAAGTAAGCCTAATTTACTGGTCATGCCAAAGCCGGCTCAGGGATATAAAGATGAAAATACACCAATGATGGAGAAAGCAATATGA